One region of Juglans microcarpa x Juglans regia isolate MS1-56 chromosome 7S, Jm3101_v1.0, whole genome shotgun sequence genomic DNA includes:
- the LOC121240886 gene encoding uncharacterized protein LOC121240886 produces MEDLEDMWAQMKLIEEEMGTIDLNEEESEVVLKKGEKCLIGKVCLERVISKSIISTTMAKIWRLSKPATFMEVGANLFTHANKQKVEEVRPWLFDNRLFIIRKFDGVSQSGKMKFEHEALWVQLHNLPLAHMNCNTGEKVGNSIGRVMEIDVDEEGIEWGKCLQIKVEIDLKRSIVRGPMINASGSKVWIPFKYEKSPRLCFTCRQILHDTRLCNRQKVMSG; encoded by the coding sequence ATGGAGGACTTAGAAGATATGTGGGCGCAAATGAAGTTAATCGAAGAAGAGATGGGGACGATTGATCTAAATGAAGAAGAATCAGAGGTGGTGctaaagaaaggagagaaatgCTTGATCGGGAAAGTCTGCCTTGAACGGGTAATTAGCAAGTCAATTATTTCTACTACTATGGCTAAGATCTGGAGATTGAGCAAACCGGCTACGTTTATGGAAGTTGGGGCAAATTTATTCACTCATGCGAACAAGCAAAAAGTTGAAGAAGTGAGGCCATGGCTTTTTGATAATAGACTATTCATAATACGGAAGTTTGATGGTGTATCACAGTCGGGGAAAATGAAATTCGAGCATGAAGCTTTATGGGTGCAATTGCACAACTTGCCATTGGCACATATGAATTGCAATACAGGAGAGAAAGTAGGCAATTCAATCGGAAGAGTGATGGAGATTGATGTGGATGAGGAAGGAATAGAATGGGGCAAATGCCTTCAAATTAAAGTGGAAATCGATTTGAAAAGGTCGATAGTAAGAGGGCCAATGATTAATGCAAGTGGCTCGAAGGTGTGGATTCCTTTCAAATACGAAAAATCACCTCGGCTCTGTTTTACGTGTAGGCAAATATTGCATGATACTAGATTGTGCAACAGACAGAAGGTCATGAGTGGATGA
- the LOC121241161 gene encoding elongation factor 1-beta 2-like, whose protein sequence is MAITFSDLHTESGLKSLDEFLSGKSYISGDGLTRDDIKVYAAVLEKPGDSFPNASQWYDAVSAQLAASFPGEAVGVRVSGKASPVEAAPAEEAKGAPAEDDDDIDLFGDETEEEKKAAEEREAAKKASSKKKESGKSSVLMDVKPWDDETDMKKLEEAVRSVEMPGLLWGASKLVPVGYGIKKLHIMLTIVDDLVSVDDLIEERLTVEPCNEFIQSCDIVAFNKI, encoded by the exons ATGGCTATCACCTTCTCAGATCTCCACACCGAGTCGGGCCTCAAGTCTCTTGATGAGTTTCTTTCCGGAAAATCATATATTTCTGG GGATGGGCTTACGAGGGATGACATAAAGGTATACGCAGCCGTTTTGGAGAAGCCCGGAGACTCCTTTCCCAATGCCAGCCAGTGGTACGATGCTGTTTCAGCCCAGCTTGCTGCCAG CTTCCCTGGCGAAGCTGTTGGAGTGAGAGTGAGTGGCAAGGCCTCTCCAGTTGAAGCTGCTCCTGCCGAGGAAGCAAAG GGTGCTCCTgctgaagatgatgatgacatAGACCTCTTTGGTGATGAAACAGAGGAGGAAAAGAAGGCAGCAGAGGAGAGGGAAGCAGCTAAGAAGGCATCGtccaaaaagaaagaga GTGGAAAATCTTCTGTCCTTATGGATGTGAAGCCTTGGGACGATGAGACTGACATGAAGAAGCTGGAAGAGGCTGTTCGTAGTGTTGAGATGCCTGGTCTGCTGTGGGGTGCAT CAAAATTGGTTCCGGTCGGCTATGGGATAAAGAAGCTGCACATCATGCTTACAATTGTTGATGACCTTGTATCTGTGGATGACCTAATTGAGGAGCGTCTTACGGTGGAACCCTGCAATGAATTTATCCAAAGCTGTGACATTGTTGCCTTCAACAAAATCTAA
- the LOC121240241 gene encoding probable E3 ubiquitin-protein ligase RHC1A, producing MSSTANTHWCYQCGVRFRLEVGEVVCPYCYRGFIQELSEMQDLAPEDVSVPISGDHYNQAPDIMDLLYALMTRRSPSTRPDVVDYVDAFMRQRMAGRNPNFDVRVRSGLVPEQSWTFFNGPDPDLIFNRTPGSAFSNGGTRSGLRDADISNYFIGQGFEELIEQLSMNDRRGPPPAPRSLIDSMPSIKITQAHMRTDSHCPVCKERFELGTEARQMPCNHIYHSDCIVPWLAQHNSCPVCRLEMPAQGTDCPRVRRSSGGNNSSSSSSSSNYGSSGGMENSLQNPGRRNPWSFTWPFRSSNSSTRNHAEDRGRNTSDTHEQNDERSYSGWPFDY from the coding sequence ATGTCAAGTACTGCAAACACACACTGGTGCTACCAATGTGGGGTGCGATTCAGGCTGGAAGTGGGAGAAGTCGTTTGCCCTTACTGTTATAGAGGCTTTATTCAAGAACTCAGTGAGATGCAGGACTTGGCACCTGAAGATGTCTCTGTACCTATTTCAGGAGATCATTATAATCAAGCACCTGATATAATGGACCTTCTATATGCTCTAATGACACGTAGAAGTCCCAGCACAAGACCTGATGTAGTGGATTATGTTGACGCATTCATGAGGCAGAGAATGGCTGGAAGAAATCCTAACTTTGATGTTAGAGTGAGGTCTGGTTTGGTTCCTGAACAGAGTTGGACGTTTTTCAATGGGCCTGATCCTGATTTGATATTCAATCGTACTCCTGGTTCAGCCTTCTCTAATGGTGGTACAAGAAGTGGACTTAGGGATGCTGATATTAGTAACTACTTTATTGGCCAAGGATTTGAAGAACTAATTGAACAGCTTTCGATGAATGATAGACGGGGCCCACCCCCAGCACCTCGTTCCTTAATTGATTCAATGCCCAGTATCAAGATTACACAAGCACATATGCGCACTGACTCACACTGTCCAGTCTGTAAGGAAAGATTTGAGTTGGGCACTGAAGCAAGACAGATGCCATGTAACCATATTTACCACTCCGATTGCATAGTTCCTTGGTTGGCTCAGCACAATTCATGCCCTGTTTGTCGCCTTGAGATGCCTGCTCAAGGTACTGATTGTCCTCGTGTTCGTCGAAGCAGTGGAGGGAACaatagcagcagcagcagcagcagcagcaactaTGGTAGCTCTGGTGGTATGGAGAATAGTTTGCAGAATCCAGGAAGGAGGAATCCATGGTCGTTTACATGGCCTTTCCGCTCATCAAATTCGAGCACTCGTAATCATGCTGAAGATAGAGGAAGAAACACCTCAGACACTCACGAACAGAATGATGAGAGGAGTTACTCTGGATGGCCTTTTGATTATTAA